The following is a genomic window from Opitutus sp. GAS368.
CACGACCGCCAGCGTCTACAACCCGCAGTTCCGCACGGAGGGTCTGCACGACAACCCGAAGCAGGACATCACCGACAGTGCCTCGGTGAAGTTTGACTGGCGCCCGACGAGCGAACTCAAGCTTTCCTACTCCCTCAGCGGCGGCCGCTACCAGGAGCGCGCCGGCGACGATGTCCGCGTCAACTGGAACACGGGCGGCCCTTCGTCCAGTGTCACCGACGCCGTGCTCAACACCCCCCTCGGCCAGCCGGGCACCAACGACCAGCACTCGGTTTACGGCGTCCTCGGCGCCGGCAACTATGTGTATGACCTGCGCGAGGCCTGGCGCAACGGCATCAAGAACACCCTCGCCAACGTCCTCTCCGCCGAGTGGCGCCACGGGGACTGGACGCTCAGCGCCGCCGGCTCGTATTCGACCTCCAAACATGTCCTCCGCGACACCGCCGACGGGTTCTTCGGGAGCACCACCCTCAGCGGCAGCACCCTGCCCAACACCGGCATCGGGTCCGGCACCGCCAATCCCCAAAAAATCACGGTCAACCTGCTCAACCGCGATTTCACCAACGCCCAGACGATCAACGCCTACACCTACACGACCGGCGACACCGCGGTCGGCGCCCCGATCAACTGGCAGGATCTGAAGAATTCATATATCGGCGGCGCCGTTTCGCGCCCCGGCTCTTCCCACGAGAGCATCGGCGCCCTGCGCTTCTGGGCCAAGCGCAGCTTCACGCTCGGGCGAAACCCCTTCAACGTGCGGGTCGGTTTCGACTACGACGAGCAGTATCGCAATGTGCAGCAATACGACGCGAAACTTTGGACCTTCGTCGGGGCCGACCATATCGCCGGCACGGCGGATGACAACGCGGCCCAGATCGCCGCCGTCAACGTCGCTCCCCGGCGCGATGCCTACTACAACTTTCCCGCCGTGCCGCGCCTCAGCATGCGGCAGCTCTACAACCTCTACGTCGCCCACCCCGACTGGTTCGTCTACCGCGACGCCGAGTCTTACAAGCTTTCGAACCAGGAGCCCTACGAGATCCTGGAGAAAAAGACGGCCCCGTGGATCGAGTTCACCGGCACGCTGCTCGACAACCGCCTCAGCTACATCGGCGGGGTGCGCTACGAGAAGGCCGCGGCTTCGGGCCTCTTCGCGCTCGATCATGGTTCGCGCTACGTCACCAACCTCGGCCTGGTTGACGGCACCCTCGCCGGCAACATGGCGCGCTATGTCCGCAAGGGCGGAAGCGGCCACGGTGCCAACGACGGCTATTTCCCCAGTTTCGAGGCCAACTACAACCTCCGGGAGAACCTCATCCTCCGCATCGGCTACGCGGGGACCAAGGCCGACAACCGCTTCACGCGCTCGATCATCCCCTCCGGCACCTCCACGATCGACCTCAATCCGGTCACGTCCGGTCCGTTCTCCGGCATCGCCCTCGGCACGGTGAATCGCTCCAACCCCAATCTGAAGCCCTGGACCGCGGACAACTACGAGGCGCACCTCGAATATTACAGCGCGCAGGGCGGCGTCATGAGCATCGGCGGCTACCTCAAGGAAATCAAGGATGTGCAGGTCCAGCAGACCATCCTGCTCGACACCCCCGCGAAACTGGCCGAGTTGGATCTGGATCCGTCGTATCTCAATTTCCAGTCCGCCACCTGGGTCAACCAGGGCGACGGCGAGATCTCGGGCCTCGAAGCCGAAATGCGCCAGCCGCTCGACGCCTGGCTGCCGGGCTTCCTCCGCGGTCTCACTTTCACCGGCAGCGCCAATGTCAGCCACCTGGCGAAATTCGGCTATCTTCACGGCGGCCCCGGCAACGTCGGCACGGACTTCCAGAATTTCTACGAGAAGCAGTTCAAGGCCAACGCCGGCTACCAGCGCGGCAAACTCGGCGCCAACATCGGCGCCATTTATTACGGCCGCGTCTTCCGTCAGAGCGATGGCATTGCCGCCTCGGCGACCAACCCCGCCATCATCGGCTACCGCTACTATCCGCCCTACACGACCGTGGATTTCAACCTCGAGTATGCTGTGACCCGCTGGGCCAAGCTCTTTATCTCGGGGCGCAACGTCACGAACGCGCAAAAGACCCGCTACCGCGTGGTGCAAGGCGCCCCGGCGTGGAGCGACTTCCAGATCGCGAACAGCCTCGGCGCCCAGTATACGGCCGGCATCACCGGCTCGTTCTAGGCCCGCGCGTCATCCCGTCGCCTTCAAGCCGGCTCGCTCCCGCGCGACCGGCTTTGCTTTCACTTCTTCGAAGTCGCCGGGCGGGACCTCTAACCCTGTCCTTGGAGCAACAAGGGCCCAGCTTCTGCTCGGCCGCGGTCGACCGGGAGGAAGCCCTCCACGCCAGCCAGGCGACTACAGATTCCTAAGATATTTCCGCACGTCGTCGTGGCTGCCGATCGTGACAAATTC
Proteins encoded in this region:
- a CDS encoding TonB-dependent receptor codes for the protein MITLVATLLAAPHLPAQAAGTGVIEGRVQNAVTGDNLNNARVSVRGTNAVALTDEAGYYRLAGVPAGDVGLRVFFTGLDEQEIKVTVTAGGTQTADFKLTSVARYGRDADTMKLDKYVVQATKETNAAAIAVNEQRIALGQKSVVSADQFGTIPDANPGELMKWLPGVSVEYFANNIVGVSVRGLDAVNTEIRFDGMPQASASTTTLGTSSRDRNFEMLGSSSADIARVEIRKLRTPEDSANALGGSINLIRRTAFEYNKSVFTYNALFSSDFETFGLSERDGPRDTKIVGWRPNLKLTWTDPVSKTFGYAITVNHNDSLSQVHWSFPTVNFGNADQAAAAQARVAAGLPLTTASVYNPQFRTEGLHDNPKQDITDSASVKFDWRPTSELKLSYSLSGGRYQERAGDDVRVNWNTGGPSSSVTDAVLNTPLGQPGTNDQHSVYGVLGAGNYVYDLREAWRNGIKNTLANVLSAEWRHGDWTLSAAGSYSTSKHVLRDTADGFFGSTTLSGSTLPNTGIGSGTANPQKITVNLLNRDFTNAQTINAYTYTTGDTAVGAPINWQDLKNSYIGGAVSRPGSSHESIGALRFWAKRSFTLGRNPFNVRVGFDYDEQYRNVQQYDAKLWTFVGADHIAGTADDNAAQIAAVNVAPRRDAYYNFPAVPRLSMRQLYNLYVAHPDWFVYRDAESYKLSNQEPYEILEKKTAPWIEFTGTLLDNRLSYIGGVRYEKAAASGLFALDHGSRYVTNLGLVDGTLAGNMARYVRKGGSGHGANDGYFPSFEANYNLRENLILRIGYAGTKADNRFTRSIIPSGTSTIDLNPVTSGPFSGIALGTVNRSNPNLKPWTADNYEAHLEYYSAQGGVMSIGGYLKEIKDVQVQQTILLDTPAKLAELDLDPSYLNFQSATWVNQGDGEISGLEAEMRQPLDAWLPGFLRGLTFTGSANVSHLAKFGYLHGGPGNVGTDFQNFYEKQFKANAGYQRGKLGANIGAIYYGRVFRQSDGIAASATNPAIIGYRYYPPYTTVDFNLEYAVTRWAKLFISGRNVTNAQKTRYRVVQGAPAWSDFQIANSLGAQYTAGITGSF